In the Ancylobacter polymorphus genome, GGAACTGAACAGCACGCTTGCAGCCGAGGGTGAGCCACCCTTTGTACCGTGGACGGTGTCGAAGATCGGCGCCTTCTATCTGCCGTCGACGCTTCATCGGGAAGATGAGGTCCGGCTACTCATAAAGCGATACCCGGGAGGCCGAGACGAGACCGAATTTGACGGCCAGAATCGATACTGGCCGCTGCCGATTGGCCAACACAACGATTTCTGCGGCATCCGGCTTCTCGAGATCCAGTGCGGTCCCGCTGCACAGAGGAGAGACGTGCTGTCCGCCATTGCGGGCACGCCGTTTGAGACGACCGTGCCGGTCACCTGCGCGCCTCAGCCGTAAGCTTAGCCAGGCGGGAGCGAGGACAGCCGCCCCTGCTGTAGGCGTCGAAGGAACGTCCGCGCGGTCACCAGCACGACGTGGAGCCGGAACGTGCAGTGATCCTCGTCGGACAGGCCGGGGTGCGATCCATCGGTGTGGAGCATCTTGAAGAGGCCTTCGATATAGCTCCTGCCATCGGCGGTCCATTCCTTCCGGTCGATCGCCAGGAACTCGATGGAGTTGTCCGCCAGCATCTGCCGCATGTTGATGCCCTCCTGCAGCCGGGCCGCTCTCGACGGGTCGATAGAGCGGGCGATGTCGTTGAACAGCCCTTCGAGGAACGTCCGCAGTTGCGCGTTCGCCGCCTCCCAGTCGCCCCGCGTGTGCGCCTCGATCGCCTGATCCAGGTGTCGCAGCGGCACCGTGAACCCGAATCGCTTCAGCAATTCCCGGACCTCGTCGTCGGCCGCCGGCAGATCAACTTCCTCGGGCAAGGCGGCCCGCAGCTTGGGCGGCGCGCGCCATTCGCCCCAGACCACGACGTACCCGTCGCGCGCCAGGCCCCGGAGCAGGTCCCTCTGGCGGATGCTCGACGATGATTGCTCGGCGAGGCTCACCGCCTCGCGGACAAAGGCTTCGGCCAGCGAAAATCTCCCATCGAGGGTTTCCACCGGCACCAAGGCGCGGTCGAGGATGGTTCGACCAAGCCGATCGCACTTCTTTTCGATGCCGAGCGAAGTGTCGTCCGGGATCTCCGCTTCCAGGCCCAGGCGAAGCACCATCTTGTTGATCTGAGTGTGCGACCTGATGGCCTCGGCCAGAAGCTCATTGGCGGCGACAATCGTCGGCCGGGTAAACGGCTGGGCTCTCATAGCGGCTTCAACCCCCCTCCTCGTCTTCCCCATCCTCGGGCCCGAGATCATCGTCGTCGGCCGCTGGCGACGGAAACCCGCCGGCATGCAATTGCGCGGCCTCGAGCAGCCCGGCGTCCTCGAGCGCCTCGATGTCGGGCAGGTCGCGCAGCGTGTCGAGGCCAAAATGGACGAGGAATGCCCGGGTGGTCACATAAGTGTAGGGCGCGCCCGCCTGCGGGCTCCTGGGCCCGGCAACGATGAAGTCGCGCGCACGCAGCTCGGCGATGGTGTCGCGGCTGACCGCCTTGCCGATCATCTCGCTCAGGGCGCCCCGGGTCACCGGCTGATGGTAGGCGATGCAGGCGAGCACGAGCATGCCGGCCTCGGAGAGCGGAACCGGCGCTGGCGCCGAGCCGAACGCCGCGTGGATCGCCTCGGCGTGGCGCGCACGGGTGCGCAGCTGCCAGCCGCCGGCGACAGACACCAGCTCGTAGGGACGCTCACGCAACGCGTCCCGGATGTCCTCGATGACGAGCTCGATGCTGCAGCCCCATCCGACGACGCGGCCGAGCAGCTCCCGATCGACAGGACCTGGCGCGGCGAAGA is a window encoding:
- the scpB gene encoding SMC-Scp complex subunit ScpB, translated to MARRRRADATLDTELAELPPELRWREWVARVEAVIFAAPGPVDRELLGRVVGWGCSIELVIEDIRDALRERPYELVSVAGGWQLRTRARHAEAIHAAFGSAPAPVPLSEAGMLVLACIAYHQPVTRGALSEMIGKAVSRDTIAELRARDFIVAGPRSPQAGAPYTYVTTRAFLVHFGLDTLRDLPDIEALEDAGLLEAAQLHAGGFPSPAADDDDLGPEDGEDEEGG